GTTTCCGTGCGCGGTCACAACCTCGGCGGCGTGGTCGATGCCATCGGGGCGTCCGCCCTGCGTGAATTGCGCGAGGTTTCGGAAAGCTACCAGGCTGCCACGGCGGGCGTCGCCGCACCCGCGCCCGTGGTTTCGGAAATAAACGTGGTGGCAAAATAAGCATGGTCGTTTCGTCCCTGAAAATGGTCTGAATGTCCAAGCCGGGCGCGGTGTTTTCGGGCATAATGGCGAGGCTGCGTGCAAGGTCGCGCGCGGCATTTGCACTTATGTTGTTTCGTTTTCTTCTCGCCGCCGTGAGTCTTGGCTGCGCGTTTTTCACGCGGCGGGCCGGTATGTCGCCGAGCGCGGCGCTGACGATGACGGCGGTGTTCGGTATTTTTGCCGTCTGGCAGGTGACGTGCGGAGTCATGGCGGCGCGCGGTCGCCCGCGTGTGAGGCCGATTCTGACGCTGGGCGGGTTTTCGTGGTCGCTGAATGATTTCTGTCGGGGCTGGCTGGTGACGGGCGAGACGGGTTCGGGAAAAACGCTCTCGGCCATCAATGCCATGCTCTGGCAGGTCTCGAAAAACTGCCCGCGCTGGGGTGGCATTTGCATCGATGACAAGGGGCTGTACTGGGAGACGCTTTCAGAGATGTTCAGGCACCTCGGGCGCGAACAGGACTTGATTTTGCTGCAAGTGCGACCGGACGGCGCGCCTGCGGACTGGGAGCCGCCGCACACGTTTAATTATCTTGAGGACGCGCGCCTGCCCTTTTCGGCCAAGGCGAAGGATGTCTGCGATGTCGCCGCCTCGCTCGGGCAGGACGGCGACCAGTCGTTTTTCAAGACCCAGGCGGAAATTCAGATGGATTTTGCGTTTCAGGCGCTGGAGTGCGCCGGGTTGTCCATCACGCTCAACCACGCCTATGAAATGCTCTCATCGGACGCATGGACGAAGGACATTATCGGCATGCTGGATGAAAAAAACACGCCGGAGTCGCGCGAACTGATGGAATATTACGAAACGCAAATCGCCAGCCAGCCGAAGGATCAACTGGGCGGCGTGCGCGGCACGCTGGCGAACCGGTTGAAGCATTTTACGCATCCCGACATCGCGAAGGTGTTTTGTCCCGAGAAATCGACGCTTTCGTTTGCGGAGATCGACCGGGGCAAGGTGATTTGCGTTTCGATTCCGCAACGTTTCAAAACGGAACGCAGATACATTCACACGCTGCTCAAGCTCGTGTTCTATTCGCATGTGCTGCTGCGCTTCGACCGGAACTCTAAGGAGCGGGCGAATGATAACCTGCTTGTCCTATGGGCTGACGAAGCGCAAAAAATCGTGACGGCGAATCACGACGGCACGAGTGATTACAATGTCGTGGATGTGATGCGCGAGGCCAGGGCGACGGTTGTCGCGGCGACGCAGAGTTACACGTCACTTATCCCGCCGATTGGCGACGAGCAAAAGGCCAGGGTTTTTATCGCGAACATGGCGAACCGCATCATGTTCAAGGCCGCCGATGAGGAATCCGCGAAAATCGCCGCCGACACGCTCGGCAAGAAGAAATACCGGAAACGCACGTATGGTTATTCCGCCGGCAAGCGGACGATGTCGTATTCCGAGGAGGAAAAGTATTATATAGAGCCGCACGAGTTCCGGCGGCTGCGTAAGTTTCAGGCGGTCGTGCAACATTGCGAGGCCGGGTTCAGGCGCGTGGTGCTGCCGCCGCGCGATGCGGACGGGCGCGTGTGCGGGTGGTTTCGTTAAGCTCGTTTTGCCATGA
This genomic stretch from Termitidicoccus mucosus harbors:
- a CDS encoding type IV secretory system conjugative DNA transfer family protein — translated: MLFRFLLAAVSLGCAFFTRRAGMSPSAALTMTAVFGIFAVWQVTCGVMAARGRPRVRPILTLGGFSWSLNDFCRGWLVTGETGSGKTLSAINAMLWQVSKNCPRWGGICIDDKGLYWETLSEMFRHLGREQDLILLQVRPDGAPADWEPPHTFNYLEDARLPFSAKAKDVCDVAASLGQDGDQSFFKTQAEIQMDFAFQALECAGLSITLNHAYEMLSSDAWTKDIIGMLDEKNTPESRELMEYYETQIASQPKDQLGGVRGTLANRLKHFTHPDIAKVFCPEKSTLSFAEIDRGKVICVSIPQRFKTERRYIHTLLKLVFYSHVLLRFDRNSKERANDNLLVLWADEAQKIVTANHDGTSDYNVVDVMREARATVVAATQSYTSLIPPIGDEQKARVFIANMANRIMFKAADEESAKIAADTLGKKKYRKRTYGYSAGKRTMSYSEEEKYYIEPHEFRRLRKFQAVVQHCEAGFRRVVLPPRDADGRVCGWFR